From Enterococcus wangshanyuanii, the proteins below share one genomic window:
- a CDS encoding major capsid protein: MKTKKLKMNLQLFATSIYDLVTAPETAAYWETKQKFQPPFLGEELFPSVKQLGTEIKWAKGGTGAPKMLKPSGLDAPAIPRGRKEFDTVLTKLGFFKESLYIDEELRQKLNLVLASGNTVMIDTILNKIFDDNVNLINGARVSREIMRMQLLMTGQATIEGNGQKYELDYEFNQDHMANAKVSWSDTKNANPIEDISKMLDKVQLDTGERPTRAVTNLTTFNYIVANERINKSISVFGNGQVIVTNEDVLAFVQNKLKLKIAIYDQMYENEDGVATKFVPDNKFALLPGTQLGTTAFATTPEESDLMTGNTGAEVSIVDTGVAVTSMKKADPVQVETKVTMLSLPTFENMEKVGIIDAVAKA, from the coding sequence ATGAAAACTAAAAAATTAAAAATGAACTTACAATTATTTGCTACATCAATTTACGATTTAGTAACTGCGCCAGAAACGGCAGCATATTGGGAAACAAAACAAAAGTTTCAACCTCCATTTCTTGGAGAAGAATTATTTCCAAGTGTTAAACAGTTAGGTACAGAGATTAAATGGGCCAAAGGAGGCACAGGCGCTCCGAAAATGCTGAAACCATCCGGACTAGATGCTCCAGCGATTCCACGTGGTCGGAAAGAATTTGACACAGTTCTTACTAAATTGGGCTTCTTTAAAGAATCTCTCTATATTGATGAAGAACTACGTCAAAAATTGAATTTAGTACTAGCTAGCGGTAATACGGTAATGATCGATACAATTTTGAATAAAATTTTTGATGACAATGTAAATTTGATCAATGGAGCACGAGTTTCCCGTGAAATTATGCGTATGCAACTTTTAATGACTGGACAGGCGACAATCGAAGGAAATGGACAGAAGTATGAACTTGATTACGAGTTTAACCAAGATCATATGGCTAACGCAAAAGTCTCTTGGTCAGATACTAAAAATGCAAATCCTATTGAAGATATTTCAAAAATGTTAGATAAGGTCCAACTTGATACTGGCGAGCGACCAACTCGTGCTGTAACAAATCTAACTACATTTAACTATATTGTTGCAAACGAAAGAATCAATAAATCCATTTCAGTATTTGGTAATGGGCAAGTTATTGTTACAAATGAAGATGTTTTGGCATTTGTTCAAAATAAATTGAAACTTAAAATTGCTATCTATGATCAAATGTACGAAAACGAAGATGGTGTGGCAACTAAATTTGTACCAGATAATAAGTTTGCCTTGTTACCAGGTACTCAATTAGGTACGACTGCATTTGCTACTACTCCAGAAGAATCTGATTTAATGACTGGAAATACAGGGGCGGAAGTTTCTATTGTTGATACTGGAGTTGCTGTTACTAGCATGAAGAAAGCTGATCCAGTCCAAGTAGAAACGAAAGTGACTATGTTATCCTTACCTACATTTGAAAACATGGAAAAAGTCGGGATTATTGATGCTGTGGCTAAAGCATAA
- a CDS encoding DEAD/DEAH box helicase family protein has protein sequence MGSEFIPFTDIGAAIDYYYDKPVAFCQDILFLDPDEWQENVLNDLAEFPKVSVRSGQGVGKTALEAGAIIWFLTCRPYAKVIATAPTMKQLYDVLWAEVAKWLNNSLVKNLLKWTKTKVYMVGDSERWFATARTATKPENMQGFHEDHMLIVVDEASGVSDLIMEAILGTLSGFDNKLLMCGNPNNIEGVFYESHNSDREQYRCHKVSSYDSKRTNKDNIEMILKKYGEDSDVVRVRIFGDFPKGALDSFISLEIVEFAKEIKIPNSVIESCREGHIGVDVARFGDDSTIIFPRVGSQALKFSKYNKQDTMQTTGKVIKKAKEMLVQYPHLKKILIKVDDTGVGGGVTDRLREVIEDEKLPFDVIPVNNGESSDDDYYANKGTQLWGNLKELLEKNISNSVNGTSPEIALLDNPTLIKELSTRKFKMTSTGKIRLESKEDMKKRGIGSPDVADAAVLAFYEPPRRVATVTSRPSWM, from the coding sequence ATGGGTAGTGAGTTTATTCCTTTTACTGACATCGGTGCAGCCATTGATTATTACTATGATAAACCCGTTGCTTTTTGCCAAGACATTCTATTTTTAGATCCTGATGAATGGCAAGAGAATGTTCTAAATGATTTAGCCGAATTTCCTAAAGTCTCTGTTAGATCAGGTCAAGGTGTTGGTAAAACAGCATTGGAAGCAGGTGCCATTATCTGGTTCCTCACTTGTAGACCATATGCAAAAGTAATTGCAACAGCACCCACCATGAAGCAACTCTATGATGTTTTGTGGGCAGAGGTTGCAAAGTGGTTAAACAACAGTTTAGTTAAGAATTTACTTAAGTGGACCAAGACAAAGGTCTATATGGTCGGTGATTCCGAGCGTTGGTTTGCTACGGCAAGGACTGCAACTAAACCCGAAAATATGCAAGGGTTTCACGAGGATCACATGCTTATCGTAGTTGATGAAGCTTCTGGGGTCTCTGATTTGATCATGGAGGCAATTCTAGGAACGTTATCAGGATTTGATAATAAACTCTTAATGTGCGGTAATCCGAATAATATCGAAGGTGTGTTTTACGAGTCACACAACTCAGATAGAGAACAGTATCGTTGTCACAAAGTTTCTAGCTATGACAGCAAACGTACCAACAAAGACAATATCGAAATGATTTTGAAGAAATATGGTGAAGATAGTGATGTTGTACGAGTTCGGATATTTGGAGACTTTCCGAAAGGTGCGCTTGACTCATTTATAAGTCTTGAAATTGTTGAGTTTGCGAAAGAAATAAAAATTCCCAATTCCGTAATTGAATCATGTAGAGAAGGACACATTGGAGTCGATGTGGCCCGCTTTGGTGATGATTCAACAATCATCTTCCCTAGAGTTGGTTCTCAAGCATTGAAGTTCTCTAAATACAATAAGCAAGACACCATGCAGACAACAGGAAAGGTAATTAAAAAAGCTAAAGAGATGCTAGTTCAGTATCCACATTTGAAAAAAATATTAATTAAAGTGGATGACACTGGTGTCGGTGGTGGCGTAACTGACCGATTGAGAGAAGTGATCGAAGATGAAAAGCTTCCGTTTGATGTTATCCCCGTTAATAATGGGGAGTCATCTGATGATGATTATTATGCAAATAAAGGTACTCAGTTGTGGGGGAATCTCAAAGAGCTGCTAGAAAAGAACATCTCTAATTCTGTTAATGGAACGAGTCCAGAAATTGCTTTGCTTGATAATCCTACTCTGATCAAGGAATTAAGCACAAGAAAATTTAAAATGACCAGTACCGGAAAGATACGCCTAGAAAGTAAAGAAGACATGAAAAAGCGCGGGATCGGCAGTCCTGACGTTGCTGATGCAGCAGTGTTAGCATTTTACGAACCACCAAGACGTGTTGCAACAGTAACAAGCAGACCAAGTTGGATGTAA
- a CDS encoding DUF1642 domain-containing protein, with product MEKIEKLIDEKINDWDDCLNRHYAGEIQNSDVLIRAALSDMEQLKSSLPKPVEVPEFVVKWYELHKRDLEQEIFDLHVDLYQKNLGDRTEFEKWASFTENNPIETLIRMKDGYKVKKEPLYYMPVPCLDETYYVINESGMDVAYGIGDKFMGSELDKYFPDIKKLAVPVEEDAE from the coding sequence ATGGAAAAGATTGAGAAATTGATAGATGAAAAGATCAATGATTGGGATGATTGCTTAAACCGTCATTATGCTGGTGAGATACAGAATTCGGATGTATTAATCAGAGCTGCTTTATCGGATATGGAACAGCTCAAATCATCACTACCCAAACCAGTTGAGGTGCCGGAGTTTGTGGTGAAATGGTATGAACTCCATAAACGAGATTTAGAGCAGGAGATTTTTGACTTACATGTAGATTTGTATCAAAAAAATCTTGGCGATCGTACAGAGTTTGAAAAATGGGCTTCTTTTACCGAGAACAACCCAATCGAAACACTGATCCGCATGAAAGACGGCTACAAAGTGAAAAAAGAGCCGTTGTATTATATGCCAGTGCCGTGTCTTGATGAGACGTATTATGTGATTAATGAGAGTGGCATGGATGTCGCTTATGGTATAGGAGATAAATTTATGGGAAGTGAATTAGATAAATATTTTCCGGATATCAAGAAACTTGCTGTACCAGTGGAGGAGGATGCGGAATGA
- a CDS encoding DUF4355 domain-containing protein, with amino-acid sequence MKKFIDSKCKGTLLKMNIQLFANGGAGDGGGDNPDGGTPPEGEIKFASQSELDSWFDKKMEKSLSTARSNWDKETKEKLEAAERKGKMTAEELAKAEIEEQRTSLEKERQEVQREKDEAAIIKKLSADKLPDTLASALQPLFGQGEDILNSTYDAISKSFRESVESAVNLRLARSAETPAYGQPNSEIKAGDTGKRLAEQNTPSKTESSYF; translated from the coding sequence ATGAAGAAATTTATTGATAGTAAATGTAAAGGCACTTTGTTAAAGATGAATATCCAATTATTTGCTAATGGAGGTGCTGGGGACGGTGGAGGAGACAATCCTGATGGAGGAACACCACCTGAAGGAGAGATCAAATTTGCCAGTCAATCTGAGTTAGATTCTTGGTTTGATAAAAAGATGGAGAAATCACTTTCTACAGCACGGAGTAATTGGGATAAAGAGACTAAAGAAAAACTAGAGGCAGCAGAAAGAAAAGGTAAAATGACTGCTGAGGAATTAGCTAAAGCTGAAATTGAAGAACAACGGACTAGCTTGGAAAAAGAAAGGCAAGAAGTTCAGCGTGAAAAAGATGAGGCAGCTATTATCAAAAAGCTCTCAGCAGATAAATTACCGGATACTTTGGCAAGCGCACTCCAACCATTATTTGGTCAAGGAGAAGATATTCTTAACTCTACCTATGATGCAATTTCAAAGTCTTTCCGGGAGTCGGTTGAATCAGCTGTAAATCTTCGATTGGCGCGCTCTGCTGAAACGCCTGCATATGGTCAACCTAATTCAGAAATTAAGGCAGGAGATACAGGGAAACGATTGGCAGAACAAAATACACCATCAAAAACAGAGAGCAGTTATTTTTAA
- a CDS encoding class I SAM-dependent methyltransferase, with product MFWYDKQNKDVLYMDNRQLDDTLCDGRALKVEPDVIADFRQMPFEDNRFYHVVFDPPHLVKAGENSWLAKKYGKLDESTWPSDIKQGFDECMRVLKPNGTLVFKWNEDQIKLSEILKVIDCEPLYGNKRAKTHWIVFMKPTN from the coding sequence ATGTTTTGGTACGACAAACAGAATAAAGATGTCCTGTACATGGATAACCGACAACTTGATGACACTCTCTGTGATGGTCGAGCGTTAAAGGTTGAACCTGATGTGATAGCAGACTTTAGACAGATGCCATTTGAGGATAATAGATTTTATCATGTGGTATTTGATCCACCGCATTTAGTAAAAGCAGGCGAAAATAGTTGGTTGGCCAAGAAATACGGAAAGCTTGATGAATCAACTTGGCCAAGCGATATCAAACAGGGATTTGATGAATGTATGAGAGTTCTTAAGCCTAACGGAACGCTAGTCTTCAAGTGGAATGAAGATCAAATTAAACTATCAGAAATTCTAAAAGTGATTGACTGCGAACCCTTATACGGTAACAAAAGAGCTAAAACTCATTGGATTGTATTTATGAAACCCACCAACTAA
- a CDS encoding phage tail tube protein: protein MKKQLLKMDIQMFGGLLSKDTKLGMKSTGATYEDLPGLQSVPEIGGDPEQVDVTVLTDATKKYIKGIQDMDSLEFTFLYENAIFKKLQAVQLSDKEADFQITYPDGSTCTFKGGVTVKMGGAEVNGAYQFTLSVTVSSGPDFTDAKP, encoded by the coding sequence ATGAAAAAACAATTACTTAAAATGGACATCCAAATGTTCGGCGGTCTTTTATCAAAAGATACTAAATTGGGCATGAAATCAACTGGAGCAACTTACGAAGATTTACCAGGATTACAATCAGTTCCTGAAATTGGTGGAGATCCTGAACAAGTGGATGTTACTGTTTTGACAGATGCTACAAAGAAATATATTAAAGGGATTCAGGATATGGACTCATTAGAATTCACTTTCTTATATGAGAATGCTATCTTCAAAAAGCTACAAGCTGTACAACTATCTGATAAAGAAGCGGACTTCCAAATCACCTATCCAGATGGTTCAACTTGTACTTTTAAAGGTGGAGTTACAGTAAAAATGGGCGGTGCAGAAGTAAATGGCGCGTACCAATTCACATTATCCGTTACTGTTTCAAGTGGTCCTGATTTCACAGACGCAAAACCCTAA
- a CDS encoding minor capsid protein, translating to MARKKKQTELNYWQQRNIAAEKRVNDGAKALEETVVSAYRQAQVYLTRKVRKLFDRSRQRTCLTAEEAKEILNERSTISELTELKQLSNKIDDPLLQQEAKKKLTSLAFKERITRAEDLKAKSFLVSKQIANVQLDKSTEFYIDTIHESYREATAESIIRQAQQNAKNGVIIEVWNKKDYQFNELSTRYTKNILDSHWLGSNYSERIWGDTDALAKRLEELFTVESMTGMSEFEMAKTIASEFDRSIGVARRLIRTEANYMANQAKLKAWQDRGVEQYMLVAVLDLRTSKICQDKDHKIYLVSEAVVNGKEGTYPPFHPWCRTIAVAYFGKRTLSGTRVANDPIGGKTITIQQQETYSDWMQKLKKMYSDEEIQKQKNKIVQLKKTN from the coding sequence ATGGCTCGTAAAAAGAAACAAACGGAATTAAACTACTGGCAACAACGTAATATCGCAGCCGAAAAAAGAGTTAATGATGGAGCAAAAGCTTTAGAGGAGACAGTAGTATCTGCTTATCGGCAAGCTCAAGTCTATTTGACTCGCAAAGTCAGGAAGTTGTTTGACCGATCCAGACAACGAACATGTTTGACAGCAGAAGAAGCAAAAGAAATCCTAAATGAGCGCTCAACAATCAGTGAACTAACTGAGTTAAAACAGTTATCCAATAAAATTGATGATCCGCTATTGCAACAAGAAGCTAAGAAAAAATTAACCTCCTTAGCTTTTAAAGAACGAATTACACGAGCTGAGGACTTAAAAGCTAAGTCTTTTTTAGTATCCAAACAAATTGCTAATGTCCAATTGGATAAATCAACAGAGTTTTACATTGATACAATCCATGAGTCTTATAGAGAGGCTACTGCTGAGTCTATTATTCGTCAAGCTCAACAAAACGCAAAGAATGGTGTAATCATAGAGGTTTGGAATAAAAAGGATTATCAATTTAATGAGCTATCTACAAGATATACTAAAAATATTCTTGATAGTCATTGGTTGGGATCAAACTATTCTGAAAGGATATGGGGTGATACAGATGCATTAGCCAAAAGGTTAGAGGAATTATTTACTGTTGAATCTATGACGGGAATGTCTGAGTTTGAAATGGCTAAGACTATAGCAAGCGAGTTTGACCGCTCTATTGGTGTTGCTAGGCGTTTGATTAGGACCGAGGCTAATTATATGGCCAATCAGGCAAAACTCAAAGCTTGGCAAGATAGGGGCGTTGAGCAGTATATGCTTGTCGCTGTGCTGGATTTACGTACCTCTAAAATATGTCAGGATAAAGATCACAAAATATATTTAGTTTCAGAGGCAGTGGTCAACGGTAAAGAGGGCACGTATCCACCTTTCCATCCGTGGTGTAGGACAATCGCTGTTGCATACTTTGGTAAACGTACATTGTCAGGAACAAGGGTTGCGAATGATCCTATAGGTGGAAAAACAATAACTATCCAGCAACAAGAGACATACAGTGATTGGATGCAAAAACTGAAAAAGATGTACTCAGACGAAGAGATCCAAAAACAGAAAAATAAAATAGTACAACTAAAGAAAACAAATTAA
- a CDS encoding ribosomal-processing cysteine protease Prp has protein sequence MITATFKKRSNQFVSYSVKGHANYAPNGQDIVCAGVSALYTAVTNVLIEQHDAALDGDDTVQLGSIKDSQYIVTVLHMNLVEIAKEYPDYVEIINVVEEPVIDFSRITAGVLKADEITSQF, from the coding sequence ATGATTACTGCAACGTTTAAAAAGCGGAGCAATCAGTTTGTAAGCTACTCTGTTAAAGGTCATGCAAACTACGCTCCAAATGGTCAAGATATTGTTTGTGCTGGTGTATCTGCTCTTTACACAGCTGTGACTAATGTATTGATAGAGCAACACGATGCAGCATTAGACGGCGACGATACAGTCCAATTAGGTAGTATTAAAGACTCTCAGTATATAGTGACTGTACTGCATATGAACTTGGTCGAAATTGCAAAAGAATATCCTGATTATGTAGAAATTATTAATGTTGTTGAAGAACCAGTAATTGATTTTAGTAGAATTACAGCTGGTGTCCTTAAGGCTGATGAAATCACTTCTCAGTTTTAA
- the terS gene encoding phage terminase small subunit: MARKRDPRRDKAFELFKENAGNIANRKIAEILDVPEKTISGWKSKDRWNNKMNGVLQTDERSTPNNKGSTKNRGGAPLGNQNAKGNKGNSEAAPPVGNKNAVTTGEFESLYSDYLDDEEKDLLQLEVDPFLVLQKEINLLRIRQSRMLKRIAEAEKDLNTREQNLLYELRGRKKIVESKGKQVAINNPELIITEKRVKETPKIELILRIEDALTRVNNSLTKAIKQLSDIDMDKTRKGVYIAQEKKLKAETNEIGGASTTDEVEDWKKAVIDAANKRVVKDNG, encoded by the coding sequence ATGGCTAGAAAAAGAGATCCACGTAGAGATAAAGCATTTGAACTATTTAAAGAAAATGCTGGAAATATTGCAAATAGAAAGATCGCTGAAATTTTAGATGTTCCTGAAAAAACGATATCCGGATGGAAATCAAAAGATCGATGGAATAATAAAATGAACGGAGTACTCCAAACAGATGAACGGAGTACTCCGAATAATAAAGGGAGTACTAAGAATAGAGGTGGCGCTCCTTTAGGCAATCAAAATGCTAAAGGCAACAAAGGAAATAGTGAGGCAGCACCGCCAGTTGGAAATAAAAATGCCGTTACTACTGGAGAGTTTGAAAGTTTGTATAGTGACTATTTAGATGATGAGGAAAAGGATTTACTTCAACTCGAAGTAGATCCTTTTTTGGTTCTCCAAAAAGAAATTAACCTTTTGAGAATTAGGCAATCACGTATGCTGAAAAGAATTGCTGAAGCTGAAAAAGATTTGAACACCAGAGAGCAAAACCTCTTATATGAACTGAGAGGGAGAAAGAAAATTGTTGAGTCAAAAGGAAAGCAAGTTGCAATAAATAATCCTGAGTTGATCATCACCGAAAAACGTGTAAAAGAAACGCCTAAGATTGAATTGATCCTAAGAATTGAAGATGCTCTGACACGAGTCAATAACTCACTGACTAAAGCGATCAAGCAGCTTAGTGATATCGATATGGACAAGACAAGAAAAGGTGTATACATCGCTCAAGAGAAGAAACTCAAAGCTGAAACAAATGAAATCGGCGGTGCATCTACCACAGATGAAGTGGAAGATTGGAAGAAAGCTGTTATTGATGCTGCAAATAAACGGGTGGTGAAAGACAATGGGTAG
- a CDS encoding crossover junction endodeoxyribonuclease RuvC: MNLIAFDQSTTATGWCVMEMDSSKIVAYGVIRPLGPTNERIREIIKKCMTLCKKFEVTFVYIEGIQVQRNPVVYEVLAKLKGTLEICLEEKGYFVNVVKATEWRKRVGIKNKKRDLVKQEALDMVKDIYKIEPSEDECEAILFAKAFSALDISKGD, from the coding sequence ATGAATCTTATTGCATTTGATCAATCAACAACAGCAACTGGTTGGTGCGTAATGGAAATGGATAGCTCTAAAATTGTAGCTTATGGAGTTATCCGTCCTTTGGGACCGACAAATGAGCGGATACGAGAAATTATAAAAAAGTGCATGACTTTGTGTAAAAAGTTTGAAGTAACGTTTGTTTACATCGAAGGTATTCAAGTACAACGGAATCCAGTAGTCTATGAAGTTTTAGCCAAGTTAAAAGGTACCCTAGAAATATGCTTAGAGGAAAAAGGCTATTTTGTAAATGTGGTCAAAGCAACAGAATGGAGAAAACGTGTTGGCATTAAAAATAAAAAAAGAGACCTTGTGAAACAAGAGGCCCTAGATATGGTAAAAGACATATACAAAATTGAGCCATCAGAAGACGAATGTGAAGCAATCCTTTTTGCCAAAGCATTTTCAGCATTAGATATTAGTAAAGGAGACTGA
- a CDS encoding sigma factor-like helix-turn-helix DNA-binding protein — MYEWLSKYQEWEQKIAVLDWELGTYKNELKRWKDSNDLGKYSLVKESKASKLEDIIESLEYDLALNMNNLYDLKKVIHSFRGIEQHIIRMKYVEGLTLKEIASELGYTYDHIRRKHSKILGKVEFKEKYVILRSKSHKEATDPIEKT; from the coding sequence TTGTACGAATGGTTGAGTAAATACCAGGAATGGGAACAGAAAATAGCTGTGCTCGATTGGGAGCTAGGTACCTATAAAAATGAGCTTAAACGTTGGAAAGATTCTAATGATCTTGGTAAATACTCTCTTGTTAAAGAGTCAAAAGCCAGTAAATTAGAAGATATCATCGAATCTCTTGAATATGATTTAGCTTTGAACATGAATAATCTATATGATTTGAAGAAAGTTATTCATTCGTTCAGAGGTATTGAACAGCACATCATTAGAATGAAATATGTAGAAGGATTGACTCTAAAAGAAATCGCCAGTGAATTAGGGTATACCTATGATCATATAAGAAGAAAACACAGTAAAATACTAGGGAAAGTGGAATTTAAAGAAAAATATGTGATTTTAAGGTCAAAAAGCCACAAAGAAGCCACAGACCCTATTGAAAAAACGTAA
- a CDS encoding YopX family protein — MNKPKFRAWDKERGMMKCHGLFQGCTIAQLYNDDYQNYMRFLDEIILMQYTGLKDKNGVEIYEGDVVRQVAGEYSYIGAVEKDCYQFYIDGIDPLDAYSFDDVADTSNCTADLEVIGNIHENPELLSGVE; from the coding sequence ATGAATAAACCGAAGTTTCGGGCGTGGGATAAGGAACGAGGAATGATGAAATGTCACGGATTGTTTCAAGGGTGTACTATAGCCCAATTATACAATGATGATTATCAAAATTACATGAGGTTTTTGGATGAGATCATCCTCATGCAATACACCGGACTAAAAGACAAGAACGGTGTTGAGATTTATGAGGGGGATGTGGTTAGGCAAGTGGCTGGCGAATATAGTTATATCGGTGCTGTAGAAAAAGACTGTTATCAATTTTATATTGATGGTATTGATCCACTTGATGCTTACAGTTTTGATGATGTAGCAGATACCAGTAATTGTACTGCGGATTTGGAAGTCATCGGAAACATCCACGAAAACCCAGAACTACTAAGTGGGGTGGAGTAA
- a CDS encoding phage portal protein, which produces MAIAIDRELAGDINNPSYDVINYCIEEHEKEIPRLQMLFDYYDGKPHKINEQATSATHDNDEINVNNARYVTDMMTGFTVGNPISYVAPKDGQIKPFTDALTKMKIAKHDMEVEKDLSSMGIGYELHYLSVNPKTKETIPKVSSIDPRGMILVVDDTVERNPLFAIRPREKQNLKREKYWEHTIYTPMWTITYKSKSKKLIQEQLMEPPKVKENFYGDVPVVEFRNNEEKQGDYEQQLSQIDAINMLQTDRIKDKRNFVKALMILYGFSLPEEKPNEVNGSLVINAPAKEAGANAEFVTNTFQESEVQVLADSLLDDFHKTSYVPNLNDENFAGNISGEAMKFKLLGLLLALSVKTGYFEDGVIRRLKLIENILNVKGQNVDSEGIVVKFKVNLPFNRKDVIEQIKESQEFIPLLISLGWLDDVDNPEELIEMLNAQKEETMKMNAKAIGVQAEDSHSDLDDEPEEEVDDEK; this is translated from the coding sequence ATGGCAATTGCTATTGATCGTGAATTAGCTGGAGACATTAATAATCCAAGCTATGATGTAATTAATTATTGTATTGAAGAGCATGAAAAGGAAATTCCGAGACTGCAGATGCTTTTTGATTATTATGATGGAAAACCACATAAGATAAATGAACAGGCAACAAGTGCTACTCATGATAATGATGAGATAAATGTTAATAATGCAAGATATGTAACTGACATGATGACTGGTTTTACTGTCGGTAATCCTATATCATATGTAGCACCAAAAGATGGTCAAATTAAACCATTTACAGATGCATTAACAAAAATGAAAATAGCTAAACATGATATGGAAGTAGAGAAAGATTTATCAAGTATGGGGATTGGCTACGAGTTACATTATCTAAGTGTAAATCCTAAAACAAAGGAAACAATACCTAAAGTCTCGTCAATAGATCCACGGGGAATGATTTTAGTTGTTGATGATACTGTCGAAAGAAATCCGCTCTTTGCAATTAGGCCGAGAGAAAAGCAGAATCTAAAACGTGAAAAATATTGGGAACACACTATCTATACCCCGATGTGGACAATTACTTATAAGTCAAAGAGTAAAAAATTGATCCAGGAGCAATTAATGGAACCTCCAAAAGTGAAAGAAAACTTCTACGGGGATGTTCCAGTTGTTGAATTCAGAAACAACGAAGAGAAGCAAGGAGATTATGAACAACAACTTTCTCAAATAGATGCCATAAATATGTTGCAAACAGATCGAATAAAAGACAAGCGGAACTTTGTCAAAGCATTAATGATCCTATACGGGTTTAGTCTACCCGAAGAAAAACCAAATGAAGTTAACGGTAGTTTAGTAATTAATGCACCAGCTAAAGAAGCAGGCGCAAATGCTGAGTTTGTAACTAATACTTTCCAAGAGTCAGAGGTTCAGGTTTTGGCAGATTCACTCTTAGATGACTTTCATAAAACAAGTTATGTTCCAAATTTGAATGACGAAAACTTTGCTGGGAATATTAGCGGAGAGGCAATGAAATTCAAGTTATTAGGTTTACTATTAGCTCTGTCAGTAAAAACTGGCTATTTTGAAGATGGTGTCATCAGACGTTTAAAACTCATCGAAAACATTTTGAATGTAAAAGGTCAAAATGTTGATTCAGAAGGAATTGTTGTAAAGTTTAAGGTTAACTTACCATTTAACAGGAAAGATGTAATCGAACAAATTAAAGAGTCACAAGAGTTTATTCCGTTGCTGATTAGTCTAGGCTGGCTGGATGATGTTGACAACCCAGAGGAACTCATTGAGATGCTTAATGCTCAAAAAGAAGAAACTATGAAAATGAATGCTAAAGCAATTGGGGTACAGGCAGAAGACAGCCACAGCGATTTAGACGATGAACCAGAGGAGGAAGTAGATGATGAAAAATGA
- a CDS encoding phage head-tail connector protein has product MNQTNRTALDKLQEQLERKFNITENNDKLVLADDLEDALVDCLDYCNRDTLIGNMSSSVKDLYMIRFNQEGNEGETSRTEGGVSQTFETGIPLKIRTKLNRYRIASVRSLK; this is encoded by the coding sequence ATGAATCAAACAAATAGAACCGCTCTAGATAAGCTACAAGAGCAACTAGAGCGGAAATTTAATATTACCGAAAACAATGACAAGCTAGTCTTAGCTGATGATCTAGAAGATGCTTTGGTGGATTGTCTTGATTATTGCAATCGTGATACTTTGATCGGTAATATGAGCTCATCCGTTAAGGATTTATACATGATTAGGTTCAATCAGGAAGGGAATGAAGGTGAAACATCAAGAACTGAGGGTGGTGTCTCGCAAACCTTTGAAACAGGAATCCCTTTAAAGATTAGAACTAAGCTCAATCGCTATAGAATTGCCTCTGTGAGGTCGTTAAAATGA